A DNA window from Pogona vitticeps strain Pit_001003342236 chromosome 2, PviZW2.1, whole genome shotgun sequence contains the following coding sequences:
- the LOC110069880 gene encoding uncharacterized protein LOC110069880 isoform X1, with product MAEPEAAGPETERHPDAVMAKHSEGSWERSVQKVPDEDTASSDLQRQLFRCFSYKEAEGPREVCTHLHHLCHQWLKPENHTKVQILDQLILEQFLTILPPEMSKWVKECGPETSSQAVALAEGFLLSQAEEKIRKGRQVRNLSADIQLDFSGGELAPLGTGESPLQREIKENEDGGSTIQEAGMKPATCTESSLLSCDGMQADQAPVTFEEVAVDFTKEEWVLLDPDQRALHEEVMEENHATVASLDDNWRETTICPQTRWNLRGKLAVVRHVPSHEEQKGNIQEKAYKRILSWKQFAQKMSLAHHKTVHVGKKTVRWGVSGKGFGCKLHITSFPREKLYKCEECDKCFVWNSHLVKHQSVHNREKYQCQECGKCFTHHSNLLIHQRVHTREKPYKCQECGKYFAHKSSLLSHQRVHTGEKPYSCQECGKCFAYSSQFVNHQRMHTGGQLYKCQECGKCFAQNSNLVKHQTVHTKEKPYQCQECGKCFSQNSNLLIHQRIHTGEKPWKCQECGKCFARKSSLLSHWRVHTGEKPYKCQECGKCFAYSSQFVNHQRMHTGGQLYKCQKCGKCFAQNSNLVKHQTVHTREKPYQCQACGKCFSQNSNLLIHQRVHTGEKPYKCQMCGKCFAHKSSLLSHQRVHTGEKPYKCLECDKCFTHSLQLVNHQRVHTGGQLYKCQECEKCFAWNSNLVKHQTVHTREKPYKCQACGKCFSQNSNLLIHQRVHTGEKPYKCQECGKCFAQKSSLLSHQRIHTGEKPYKCQECGMCFAYSSQLVSHQRVHTGGQLYTCQECGKGFAQNSNLVQHQRVHTGEKPYKCQECGKCFAHSSLLVKHKRIHTGEKPYRCHECGKCFAQNSNLVKHHRVHTGEKPYKCQECGKCFAQNSHLMTHHTVHLGEKPYKCQKCGKGFASKSYLLIHQKAHRGEKAMEMPGMWKMFCSKFSPANSQKSPRGGEAIEIPGAWEMVFLQGKASDTSEQSRFDLNKNDLKNDLNPNLNNYSDKLSLIL from the exons ATGGCAGAGCCAGAGGCAGCTGGCCCTGAAACAGAAAGACACCCTGATGCCGTGATGGCCAAGCACAGCGAAGGCTCGTGGGAGAGATCAGTGCAGAAGGTGCCGGATGAAGACACTGCCAGCTCAGATTTACAGCGTCAACTGTTTAGGTGCTTTTCCTACAAGGAAGCTGAAGGTCCCCGAGAAGTTTGTACTCACCTGCACCATCTTTGCcatcagtggctgaagccagagaACCACACCAAAGTTCAAATCCTGGACCagctgatcctggagcagttcctgaccATCCTGCCCCCAGAGATGTCTAAGTGGGTGAAGGAGTGCGGACcagagaccagttcccaggcggtggccctggccgaaggcttcctcctgagccaggcagAAGAGAAAATACGAAAAGGTCGTCAG GTGAGAAATCTTTCTGCAGACATTCAGCTTGATTTCTCAGGGGGAGAGTTGGCTCCGTTGGGGACTGGAGAGAGTCCACTGCAGAGGGAGATCAAGGAGAATGAGGACGGAGGTTCCACCATACAGG AGGCTGGAATGAAGCCAGCAACATGTACCGAGTCATCTCTTCTTTCTTGCGATGGAATGCAGGCAGATCAG gCTCCAGTGACGTTTGAGGAGGTAGCTGTGGACTTCACTAAGGAGGAATGGGTACTGCTAGATCCTGACCAGAGAGCCCTGCATGAGGAAGTCATGGAGGAAAACCATGCAACTGTGGCCTCTCTTG aTGACAACTGGAGGGAAACGACTATATGCCCACAGACAAGGTGGAACTTGAGGGGGAAATTGGCTGTTGTCAGACACGTCCCATCTCATGAAGAACAGAAGGGTAATATCCAAGAGAAGGCCTACAAACGCATCCTGAGTTGGAAACAATTTGCCCAAAAAATGTCTCTTGCGCATCACAAGACGGTTCATGTTGGAAAGAAAACGGTCAGATGGGGAGTCTCTGGAAAAGGTTTTGGCTGCAAGCTGCATATTACAAGCTTTCCAAGAGAGAAACTATACAAGTGCGAGGAATGTGATAAGTGTTTTGTTTGGAATTCACACCTTGTGAAGCACCAGAGTGTACACAATAGAGAAAAATACCAAtgtcaggaatgtggaaaatgttttactcaCCATTCAAACCTACTGatacaccagagagtccacacacgagagaaaccatacaaatgccaggagtgtgggaaatattttgctcaTAAGTCAAGTCTTTTGagccatcagagagtccacacaggggagaaaccatatagctgccaagaatgtgggaaatgctttgcttatAGTTCACAGTTTGTGAATCATCAAAGGATGCACACAGGAGGACAACTGTACAAGTGTCaagagtgtgggaagtgttttgccCAGAATTCAAATCTTGTGAAACATCAGACCGTACACACAAAGGAGAAACCATAtcagtgccaggagtgtggaaaatgcttTTCTCAGAATTCGAATCTTCTGAtccaccagagaatccacacaggagagaaaccatggaaatgccaagagtgtgggaaatgttttgctcgtaAGTCGAGTCTACTGAGTCACtggagagtccacacaggggagaaaccatacaagtgccaggagtgtggcaAATGTTTTGCTTATAGCTCACAGTTTGTGAACCACCAAAGGATGCACACAGGAGGGCAACTATATAAGTGTCAaaagtgtgggaagtgttttgccCAGAATTCaaatcttgtgaagcatcagACTGTACATACACGAGAGAAACCATACCAGTGCCAGgcatgtgggaaatgtttttctcaaaatTCGAATCTTCTgatccaccagagagtccacacaggagagaaaccatacaaatgccaaatgtgtgggaaatgtttcgctCATAAGTCAAGCCTCTTGagtcatcagagagtccacacaggggagaaaccatacaaatgcctggAATGTGATAAATGTTTTACACACAGTTTACAGCTTGTGaaccatcagagagtccacacaggagggCAACtttacaaatgtcaggagtgtgagaaatgttttgcttggaattcGAATCTTGTGAAGCATCAGACTGTACATAcaagagagaaaccatataaatgtcaaGCATGTGGCAAATGCTTTTCTCAGAATTCAAACCTTCTGATCCACCAgagagtccatacaggagagaaaccttacaaatgccaagagtgtgggaaatgttttgctcaaaaatCAAGTCTTCTGAgccatcaaaggatccacacaggggagaaaccatataaatgccaagagtgtgggatgTGTTTTGCTTACAGTTCAcagcttgtgagtcatcaaagagtccacacaggagggCAACTATACACgtgtcaggagtgtggaaaaggttttgctcagaattcaaatCTTGTGCAACATCAAAGAgtgcacacaggagagaaaccatacaaatgccaggaatgtgggaagtgttttgctcACAGTTCCCTGCTTGTGAAgcataagagaatccacacaggagagaaaccgtatagaTGTcatgagtgtgggaaatgttttgctcagaattcaaacCTTGTGAAACACCATagagtccatacaggagagaaaccttacaaatgccaagagtgtgggaaatgttttgctcagaattcacaccttATGACACATCATACTGTCCACctaggagaaaaaccatacaaatgccagaagtgtggaaAAGGATTTGCTAGCAAGTCATACCTTTTAATTCATCAGAAAGCTCACAGAGGGGAGAAAGCCAtggaaatgccaggaatgtggaagaTGTTTTGTTCGAAATTCAGCCCTGCTAATTCACAGAAGAGTCCACGAGGgggagaagccattgaaatccccGGAGCATGGGAAATGGTTTTTTTGCAAGGCAAGGCTTCTGACACATCAGAGCAgagtagatttgatttaaataaaaatgatctgAAAAATGATCTAAATCCTAATTTAAATAACTATTCAGATAAACTCAGTTTAATCTTGTGA